The DNA window TAAGCTAAATGAAAAATGCAGACAATTAAGCGATCCAAATCTGACACTTTCATAAACCacttcttcattttcctttggcttagtcccttatttatcaggggtctccacagcggaatgaaccgccaactattccagcacattttttacgcagtggatgcccttccagccgcaacccagtactgggaaatactttCAGAAACTGTAGAAGATAATTCATATGTTTTGCTATAACGTTGGCCTAATTAAAATTTTTCAATGCGTGTTTCAGTAGTACAACAGAAAAgcacaaatgaaaacaaacattgaAAAGCTGCTTATGAGTAGAAGTGGAAATATAGTTGAAAGCTACAACTGCtctgtttttcatgtttaatacTTAAAGGTCTGCTTATCCAGACCAATAAACttgcctttaaaaaaattacttgtgTTCATGAGACAAAACAAATTAATCAGTGCAGCTCAGTCTTGCATTTCGATCTGAGAGGCAGATGATCCCacgtataaaaaaaataaaaaattattcactCAAACTCAAGTGATTCTAAACttgtatgaatttctttcttccgttgaacacaagccttcggcttagtctttatttcagaggtcaccacagaggaatgaaccaccaatttttacagcatatgttttacacagtgaatgccctttcagccacaacccagtactgtgaaaaaaCCATAAACACTCTcacataaactacagccaatttacttAATTCAATTCTCctttagcgcatgtttttggactgtgggggaaaccggagcacttggaagaaacccacgtgaagatagagagaacatgcaaactccacacagaaattctaaATTACTAActgggactcaaactagcaaacttcttgctgtgaggtgaaagtgctaaccactgaacaaCCATGCCCCCTCTACGCAacaatttattaagtttaaatgtatttttacatctatgtaaaattgaatgagataatgcttacacagcaGTGATAATGTGAGACAATAACAGCGTTATGTGAGAGCACGTTTTTGGCCAAGAACAGAAAAGAGTAAAAGACAACAAACCTATATTcgagtatacagatatttgtttaactaatttccatgacttttctaaAACTTTTCCATCCCTtaattccatgactttttcaggttttctatgaccgtatgaaccctggaCGGCTGCTTTTCTCCCAGCATTTTTCAGTATATCGTTATTTGTATGTAACAGAAGtatgaaactcaaacaggtttggatccagtggagaataaataaatgatgacaagttttatttggggtgaactatgGTATGCTGGGTTTTCACTCTTTCGcgaacagcagattcaaggactttcactcattcattttcctttggcttagtcccttatttaacagggttcaccacagcggaatgaattgccaaattttccggcatatgttttatacatttgatacccagtactgggaaacacccatgcactctcgcattcacacacacactatgtccAATTttgctacccaattcacctatagcgcatgtctttgaactgtgggggaaaacggagcacctacTGTAGATGAAATCCATgtgaatatggggagaacatgcaaactccacaaagtaatgccaactggcccaggtaggactcgaacaagcaaccttcttactgtgaggaaacagtgctaaccactgagccaccgtgccacccttatTCAATGACTTAAAAACACTGTTAGTTTTTAAATCAGGCAACTTTGTACTTCATACCACAGAATATGTAGTGTTATAAGAAGTCCTTACTGTACTTAATAATTAcactaaaaataaagtattgataaATAGTCATGTTCATAGAACTTTAATACAATTCGTTGAATTCAATACTGGTAATATTCAAATGCGGTCACTAAAATATTGATCAAATGTGAATTATTTGTCAGAGTTCTTGTGCAAGttttaaatgtaagatttttaaatgaagaatttCTCAGTTTTTTCCTCCAGTTTCTGAAAGCAGAACcgtaaaattgttaaaataatatcATAAACTTTATATTCAAGCACTTTTAAGATCTTGCGTTTGTTTTATACGTACTTTCCAGACCTAGAATTTAGATGTCTGAAATTTAAGCACTTTCAAGAAGTGTGGGAACCCTGGGTATACCCATATATGACTGTGAAACTACGGGTAAAGCGTCTCAGTGGGCATAAGAGACCATGAAAAGTTTTAGTTAttgcaaacttttgactggtaataTGTAAATTGCAGAAGTACAGCAAGTGGAGAGAAGACGAGCTTTAAAGCTGTTCAATGCAGAAAGACAGAAGGTTCTGGATACTATTGCCTTTGGCAGACGAGCACTACCGCCCCCTATAGGAAGAAAACAGACCAACGCTCTCACAAAACCTGTAGGTAAGGAGAAAAAAGTTCTTGTCTAATGGTGAactacaaagaaaataaataccaCAATGTTAAGATTTATTAAACCCCTCTAATCTAAAGAACTGCTTTATTGTTATAGGTCAACATGTCTCAAGGAAGAGTACAGAGTTAGTGTCGACGTTTTTggaatacatatttttaatgttcaatctaCAGCAAAGAGTTGACTTTGTATGTTTTCTTTAGCCGTCGATCTGATCTACAAAACTGCTCAAAGGCCAAGTCCATCACACAGTTCTCCATTATGAACTGGACCAGTACAAACACATCTCAGTGGGACCATCTAGATGTTTCAAGCAGGCCTGAATCTGACATGCTAACTGTCAAACTGAGATGACTTCCAGACCTCTGTCGTCACTTCTGTTTACAAGATGGCCATTTGACAAGGCCAAGTGGTTTAAATCAAATGGAAAAAGTGTTGTCATCTTAAATCACAACAAACATCGTCAAAACCAATGTGAGCATTTAAGCCTGGTCTCTAAAACATATGTAATAGGTGACATCTGATATTTGACAGGTCCAGCTTGTTCTAACACTTTATAACGGAAAATAGATCTATTTTCTTTCTCAAAGTATTTCTATATCAAAATACACTTGCTACAACTACTAATTTAGAATTTTAAGGCATAGGCATCATATTTTGCagcaatatattacaatatatttccTAAAGCAATAACTACATCACGTGTAGGACTCTCAAAACACAACACGTACATAAATACATAGATTTGTCTcaacataaatgtaaaaagaccatttaaaataatttagccACTTGTGACCCTTCATTCTGTGCTCTCGTGTGTGTTTTTACCCTACATTATGTGCTTCAGAAGACCATCCGGGAT is part of the Danio rerio strain Tuebingen ecotype United States chromosome 15, GRCz12tu, whole genome shotgun sequence genome and encodes:
- the lrrc72 gene encoding leucine-rich repeat-containing protein 72 isoform X3; the encoded protein is MQELHTLSLYLNPFTEDPEYRLYVLHHLQSVQFLDTKEVQQVERRRALKLFNAERQKVLDTIAFGRRALPPPIGRKQTNALTKPVGQHVSRKSTDRRSDLQNCSKAKSITQFSIMNWTSTNTSQWDHLDVSSRPESDMLTVKLR
- the lrrc72 gene encoding leucine-rich repeat-containing protein 72 isoform X4 produces the protein MQELHTLSLYLNPFTEDPEYRLYVLHHLQSVQFLDTKEVQQVERRRALKLFNAERQKVLDTIAFGRRALPPPIGRKQTNALTKPVNMSQGRVQTVDLIYKTAQRPSPSHSSPL